tttcaactacGAAATTCATATAACTTTAGAGACAATTGATGTCATCCCTGATTGAACTAAATAATTAGCGACGATATAGTTTTGTCGGTAGTTataacctttttagtgacaaaacatactattaactacaaaaaaaaaggtacaCTTTTAATGACAAGTAAATTCGTCACAAATGTTTTGTTGATATTGGCCTGACTTCAATTGAGTTTAGGCAATTCCGATAAGACGGAGAAAATCGTAGTGCTGAATATAGAAAAAATTCATGCAGTGTGGGGTAAACCTCAGTAAGAATGTTGAGTCCATAGATGGGGTGTAACATACACCCCAACCTCAGCAAAAGAAAACCTcccctcaacaacaacatttgcGGTGCTAAACAATTTCAAGTCTCATcacacatatatattatataatactaATAAAGAATAGAAAAAGGAAAGGTAAACATCACTAACGACAGTTGCGGTGCAAAGTGAGTGAGGTAAACATCACTAATAGACTAACATCTGTAAGAGAATCTAATCTAATCAATTTACAAAATCCAAAGGACTTTGCTTCCTCAGactcataataataataaatagtagcaccttataatttaaaaatctaacACGTTTTTAATAATACAGTTCAACTAATTCCACGTTaaaatacacacacacacatatatatatactaattttgacgcacgtgcattgcacgtgaATATCAAATCATGTAAtgtgaatattattaaattaacaaattaagtaaacaattataaaatgaatgataaagtaTAAGTTTCTATGAATAATGAATGTACGCTTTCTTATAATTACTACTGAAAGTTAGTCACTTTTAAAATCTTTTAGTTACACCTcctcttaaatatattttctcctCCCTCCCCTAAAGtgcattacttagttattattgtattgttggagtttttacttttaatatgatataatataaataaatattgatgtaaaatataaaagatatactaaattggatATTTTTAGTTGGagtaatatattaattaacatTCATGTTAGGGAGTGTTCAAATTTTATTGAACTTTGAGATTGTCAACGTCTGAAAATCAAACGTGAGTTTTTAAGAAtagaagaatagaaaacataaaaaaaaaccgTAGTTTAAAAATGTGAAGAAACCCCTTCATATATAGttaacaaagggtagtatgagaatgtgcaTATTGTTTCgtatcataaaagtcacaaccattTGAAAAGGGCACAACACATCGGAAAAGTcaaaactctttggaaaagtcgtAACCATTCAATGTGAAATGGTgtcttcttttaatataatataatataacataaattaataagtaaatatataaaatatagaagaaatacTAAATTGGATGCTCtaagaagaagaacaacaacaatgaaaaacttcaaaaaattatagtttaaaaatttgagaaaaccCCTCTTTTTATAGTGCCAACAAAGGGTAGTTCATAAAAAATGCTTATTGTTATCAAAAAAGTGTCACAGccctttagaaaagtcataactgtttggaaatgtcacaacccttcggaaaagtcacaactcttctgAAATGTTGCAACCCTatatcacaacccttcgaaaaggttacaactcatcgaaaaagttataactctttgaaaatgtcacaaccctttaatgtgaaaaggtgccttttttaatataatataatataatataatataaaataaataaataaaatacaatattaaatatataagatatactatatttggtgttttaagttagcggtattataataatttatcatttaagtTATGTAGTTCATTCTTTTAAGTTAGTATAGAAGATAAAATAAGATAGATATAGatttatctaattttaaaaaataaagaagacttttaatttaaggatatgtataatatataaaaatgtattttaactTTATGGTCATAAAGATGCGCCCCCAACCACCAAGAAAAAAGAGCATTCATATTAAGCtgaataaaaacaaaagtacaACAATAAATTGGAAACGGAGGAGTACTTACTAAATCtagtttggactcttcaaacaaGTTTTTGATCAACTCTTTTTTCTCCAATAGATTGAGAGTTTTCACAACTTGAACACCAAGTAGTAGTTTGtgcaacaaaaataattgaacttCTTGTCAAGTAGAAGTTGttgcaaaaatatatttatggcaatgaaaatgagtacatatttggactcttcaaacaaGTTTTTGATCAAATCCTTTTCTCCAACAGTTTGAGACATTTCACAACTTGAACACCAAGTTGTAGTTTGTGCAACAGAAAATCATTGAACTTCTTGTCAAGTAGAAGTTGTTGCAAAAATATATTCATGGCTATGAAAATGAGTAcatataaacttttcttcgtctaaattactaaaatattaagaaatagttaataagtaaaacaaaagggcaattaATGTTGATATAGTAacaactattttgaagcaaacttcatgAGAGtttaaatcacataagtagcattgataaataaagtcattcttttgtcttgagcatcaaaaacaaattgtgaaaattctctaaatttcggaaaagatattcagaagcattaATCTACATCTCAAGAGAATTTGttgacaaaaacaaatgaatttagactacatcatgctaacttcataaattgaaacattacatactaatgtatatattaagcaaaaaaataattgttatatcaccaaaattattttcctcaagtactcgaggttatagaatataccctcttaggatagaacgacttacttcatcagaatagtggtacctcatatttcCACttaacttcgaactcactcaacgacaataaatcacacaaaaaaatttaaaatgcaagaagaagagtagaagattaaaaagtTTGTGGTTGAAAACTGAGaggaagcccctctatttatagtcacaaccctttggaaaagtcacaacttattgaaaaagtcacaactctttgaaaagtcacaacttattgaaaaagtcacaactcatcgaaaaatcacaacccctcgaaaaaagtcacaacttatcgaaaaagtcacaactcatcgaaaaagtcacaacctaagttagggatattatagtaattttacATTCAcattaggagttcatgcttttaaggatATATAAGGTTTTGATGAGCAATTATGTCTTTAAAcgtgctaatgcatgcattaaaatccTTTGAATTATTAATGCTATGAATTTTCATGTATTGTTTataagcattagttatacacagGTTAAAAattgtaccaaacaaggtactaatGATACACAAATTAAGCTAagtgcatgcattattttttttctaatgcactgtaccaaacgaccccttaagtGTGCAtaagaataatgttgaataaaatgtattagtaatgtttACATTAATAATGTTGGATTAGTTATGCTGCATTATTTCTTTTACATTGCTGGATatgatgtattagaaataacaagTCTTACATAacttctataaaaaaaatatttttttacaaaaataccttCTACACTCTTTAGCTTTGAAtaatggaaaatattttgagaaagattTGAGGGATTGTTATATCAGTAATCAATctaagcattactaatacattgaaattcatggtattagtaatacatgcattattttttctaataatattacACAAAGTTAatgcatatattattttttctaatacactctatcaaacgaCTCTTTGTTGTGTTAGTCGGGCCCACACCAACTATAAATTCACTTTCCTTCAATTGGGCCCACTATCCACGTGTCGAAATTTGAATGGATTTTCATACAACTTTTATTGGTTATGTCAAACTCAAAAACTTTGATTGGTTATgtcaaactcaaaataaaatttctcaacTACTTTATGTGACTATATATACCATGCTTGTTATATGTTCaaagcacccaaaaaaaaattaaatacactTTGAGAtattagtttttattaattataatctgCAAATGGCAACTACTAAATCttttacaattttaatttttatgatgtTAGCAACTACTAGTTCAACATTTGCTACATTGGGAGAAATGGTGACAGTTCTTAGTATTGATAGAGGTGGAATTAAGGGAATCATTCCGGCTGCCATTCTCGAATTTCTTGAAGGACAACTTCAGGTatcgtaaaaatattttttcgtgTATGTACGTAAGTTTGACACTACTATAGTCATTCCGGGTACCATCTTAATTTTCTTGAAGGACAACTTTAGGTatcgtaaaaatattttttcgtgTATGTATGTAAGTGTGACAttacaatcattttttttctttttttacgcttgaattgtattttttttttatgcttaTTAGTGAGATTGATTAGTAATAGTACTTCTATTGTCGATAGGGTCATGATAAagctaattattatttaaataaatcatGGTTTTCTTATGTTACAACTTATTTACTAGTTTTGTAGTAATTGTTTTTGATTTATTCACTGACTTTTATATCGAAGTATATATATTTCCACagatatttatttcatatgatAAGAAGATGGTACATAACAAAACCCTAACCAACTTTGTACACTTTTTGAATTAGTAGACATGGCTAGGAGTGGACCCACGTTGAATGAAGGGGTGTCAAGCGTTATCCTTTCCTCGAAACtttttactaaatatatatatttaacgaAATGACATTACTAATTGACTGTAGTTACCTATTGGCGTGTTGCAGCAACGGAGTCAGGATTTTCGTCAAGGATGTTCATACTTtaagacaagtaaaaataaataaaccttGTTGGTCAGATTATCAAAACGGAACAATAACTTTGTTCTgttttttaagagaaaaaacagaactaattttttttaaataaaatgactaAGTCTGGGCTTAAACCCAAGCCACCAAGGCAAATTTGAACCGCATTAACTACTGGGCTAGCTTTCTTTGCTGTCTCAATGGTGTTCAACAATTAGTATATATCCAAAAATCTTGATATTTAACATATATACTCACAAAAATTTTCTGACGAAGGTTTTTCATGATCTAACCACTCTCGCTAATTAGGTGTAGATCCGCCCCTGACGTGTTGATTCTTTGATTGATTTTGTAGTAGAATTGAACTCAAGACCTTTTCTATCTTAAAAGCTAGTCTAAACAAATAAGTCAAGGATATAACCTTCTTATATgtatgataattaaaaaaaatatttttccttctatAAATATCGACAacgttttctaaaaaaatttcatacgCCACTTAACCCAACCATATGACTCACAACTATTTGGAGAAGCTTAagaaaaatctatataaacttgaaaaataattttctgagCCTGATACAACTTATTTAAGATGAGTAATTCACTATATAAATGTATCTGATTAATAAGTGAGttgtttttaagtcattatgtttcaatttatacgACTTACTTTTCTTTCCGTGAGTCAGGAAGTAGACAATAATACAGATTCAAGACTCGCAGATTACTTTGATGTAATTGGAGGAACAGGTACATGAGGTTTATTGACTGCTATGATAACTACTCCAAATGAAAACAATCGACCCTTTGCTGCTGCTAAAGATATTATACCTTTTTACTTCGATCATGGCCCTCAGATTTTTGAACCTAGGTATATTTATATtcctctgttttaatttatttatctaattttaacTTGATACAAAGTTTAAGAGCgtgaaaaaagatttttgaatcttctGATTTTAAATTGAAGATATGTCAAAcgtatcaaaatatcatttgaCATCatgatcttaaatatgtcaagttgaaaagttgaaatcaaaaagtcactaaaaagtagaAACAAATTCATTTTTCTTAGATGGACTTAAAATAAAGAATAGGTCAAACAACTCGAAGCGGAccgaaagaaagaagaagaagaattttttaagtaaatacacaacttaagatattatattctctaaaatttcctaccattaaaaaaattacaaaaatcgaTCTCTTCTCAGATACATCTCTATCCCCTCTCAGATACATCCCTCTCATTAAGTAATGCATCATTTGCAATATATCGGACAGCCAAGAAATATATCTGAGAGCAATGAAATATTTAGTATTTTTGTACGTAATTGAGTAAACTTCTAAGACACCCCAAATATATGAGATTTCTGTtctttatacttatatttaatttgGTTACATTATATTATGCAGTGGTTCAATTTTTGGTGGCCCAAAATATGATGGAAAACATCTTATGcaagttcttcaagaaaaaCTAGGAGAAACTCGTGTGCATCAAGCTTTGACAGAAGTTGCCATCTCAAGCTTTGACATCAAAACAAATAAGCCAGTAATATTCACTAAGTCAAATGTAAGTCAAAATAATTATAGTCACGATTTGTaccaagaaaaatgtttttgaaaacaagtcaatttgttatttaatattttctagtACGTTTGGTAAatagatacaaaaatatatattatcttaaaaatatgtatatgtaatCTAGCAAAACATTTTGATGATGAGAtcggatttttttaaaaatgcagTTAGCAAAAACTCCAGAATTGGATGCTAAGATGTATGACATATGTTATTCCACAGCAGCAGCTCCAACATATTTTCCTCCACATTACTTTGCTACTAATACTAGTAACGGAGATCAATATGACTTCAATCTTGTTGATGGTGATGTTGCTGCTGGTGATCCGGTACTAATACTACTTTCGATTCAATTTTTGATCGATCATGCATATATGTTTTCTCGAAATATCTAATCAATACTATTATGTGTTGTACGTGCAGTCGTTATTATCCATTAGCGTTGCAACGAGACTTGCACAAGAGGATCCAGCATTTGCTTCAATTAGGTCGTTGAATTACAAACAAATGTTGTTGCTCTCATTAGGCACTGGCACTACTTCAGAGTTATATAAAAACTATACAGCAGAAGAGGCAGCTAAATGGGGTATTCTACAATGGCTGTTACCTTTACAGGAAATGAGAAGTGCAGCAAGTTCTTACATGAATGATTATTACCTTTCTACTGTTTTTCAAGCTCTTGATTCACAAAACAATTACCTCAGGGTTCAAGTAAGTCccaactattattattattatcgggaacttacataaatctcactaatctagtttgcaatattacctattttaccatattttgatgtatctaggatacatggTCAAAGTTAGGTGTAATTAGTTCTAAATACATTCTATCCAAGTTGATTCACATGGATCAGTGACGGATTCAGGATTTACATTAATAGGggttttggaagaaaaaaaaaagagttgtaC
This genomic stretch from Solanum stenotomum isolate F172 chromosome 10, ASM1918654v1, whole genome shotgun sequence harbors:
- the LOC125878261 gene encoding patatin-T5-like, whose translation is MATTKSFTILIFMMLATTSSTFATLGEMVTVLSIDRGGIKGIIPAAILEFLEGQLQEVDNNTDSRLADYFDVIGGTGT